A genomic segment from Paenibacillus sp. FSL K6-1096 encodes:
- a CDS encoding AraC family transcriptional regulator, giving the protein MKWDDENIRCVFNSLERSLPLFIETIGYSAWELKFVRPDGYPYYHWLYTLSGEGSFEMEGKHFALTAGKGVLLTPFTPHSYHPLSDSDRWSTIYITFGGTAASAILESLNMNVSAVYTEADQVSFADVIGEIYDKADRDGEFSGLESSTELYHFLMLLRKYGMRNDQPSLSQYYDKLRPVVHWMESNCSANVGLPEIVEQAQISVSYLNELFRDAFGMSPYSFLIQLRIRQAKKIMVTNPDMALKEVSLLAGFNDVSHFVATFRKKEGITPAKYRELHLSAQVD; this is encoded by the coding sequence TTGAAATGGGACGATGAGAACATACGGTGCGTATTTAATTCCTTAGAACGGTCGCTCCCTTTATTTATTGAGACTATTGGATATAGTGCATGGGAGCTAAAGTTTGTCAGACCTGATGGTTATCCGTATTACCACTGGCTGTATACCTTAAGCGGAGAAGGCAGCTTCGAGATGGAAGGCAAGCACTTCGCGCTTACAGCCGGAAAAGGTGTCCTGCTGACGCCATTTACGCCACACTCCTATCATCCATTATCAGATTCAGATCGTTGGTCCACCATCTATATTACTTTTGGGGGTACGGCTGCTTCAGCGATATTGGAATCGCTTAATATGAATGTGTCTGCGGTCTACACTGAGGCAGATCAGGTTTCATTCGCAGATGTAATCGGAGAAATATATGATAAGGCAGACCGGGATGGGGAGTTCTCTGGGCTGGAGTCATCGACGGAGCTATACCATTTTCTAATGTTGCTGCGAAAATACGGGATGCGTAATGATCAGCCCTCGTTGTCGCAATATTACGATAAGCTGCGTCCGGTTGTACATTGGATGGAGAGTAATTGCTCCGCTAACGTCGGACTTCCCGAAATTGTGGAGCAGGCACAGATCAGCGTTTCTTATTTGAACGAGCTGTTTCGTGACGCATTTGGTATGAGTCCATATTCCTTCCTCATTCAATTGCGAATCCGGCAGGCGAAGAAGATCATGGTAACGAATCCCGATATGGCACTTAAGGAAGTGTCATTACTTGCCGGCTTTAATGATGTCAGTCATTTTGTCGCGACCTTCCGAAAAAAGGAAGGAATTACTCCGGCCAAATACCGTGAGCTGCATTTGTCAGCTCAGGTGGACTAA
- a CDS encoding sugar ABC transporter permease codes for MKPKRTTLAAVLKTTLIYIELIVVAVIVIYPLMWIVGSSFGSSKGLANASPIPADTTWNNYINLFRNTDFPVWYMNTLKVAAANMVFGVLLSTLGAYAFSRFKFKGKKASLLTILILQMFPTFLTAIAVYMLFLNFGLLDSLTGLTIVGVAAQLPYNIWLLKGYIDNISLSFDEAALIDGASRTQIFIRIIMPLASPMLTFVAVLQFAAPWMDFILPRLLISSEEKKTVAIGLYSMISDQTRNEFTLFAAGSVIVAIPIAILYIVLQKYLINGLTAGGDKG; via the coding sequence ATGAAACCTAAACGTACAACCCTCGCGGCGGTATTGAAAACTACACTGATCTACATCGAGCTCATCGTGGTAGCGGTTATCGTCATTTACCCGCTGATGTGGATTGTCGGCTCTTCGTTTGGCAGCTCGAAGGGGCTTGCGAATGCTTCGCCTATACCGGCAGATACCACTTGGAATAATTATATTAATCTCTTCCGGAACACAGACTTTCCGGTTTGGTATATGAACACGCTTAAAGTAGCGGCGGCCAATATGGTGTTTGGGGTTTTGCTTTCGACCTTGGGTGCCTACGCTTTCTCGCGGTTCAAGTTTAAAGGGAAAAAGGCGAGTCTGCTAACAATTCTAATTCTGCAAATGTTCCCAACGTTCCTGACCGCCATAGCCGTATATATGCTTTTCCTGAACTTTGGTCTGCTCGATAGTCTGACAGGGCTGACTATTGTAGGTGTTGCGGCACAGCTGCCGTATAATATCTGGCTGCTGAAGGGATATATCGATAACATTTCGCTGAGCTTTGATGAAGCGGCCTTGATTGACGGGGCATCGCGCACGCAAATTTTTATCCGTATTATTATGCCGCTGGCATCGCCGATGCTGACGTTTGTAGCTGTATTGCAATTTGCGGCTCCATGGATGGACTTTATTTTACCAAGGCTGCTGATCTCCAGCGAGGAGAAGAAGACCGTTGCCATTGGACTCTATTCCATGATCAGCGACCAGACCAGAAATGAATTCACCTTATTTGCAGCAGGCTCCGTAATCGTTGCTATCCCGATTGCCATTTTGTATATCGTATTGCAAAAATATCTGATCAACGGCCTGACAGCCGGCGGAGACAAAGGATAG
- a CDS encoding glycosyl hydrolase 53 family protein, translating into MRKWTKVSLLLVCVITLILPNIGSKKAEAAGTFIMGGDVSMLNEVEQKGGKFYKDGVQKDALQILSSAGMNYVRLRIWVDPYDSQGNPYGGGTNDLATTIALAKRAKAKGMGIFLDFQLSDHWADPGNQTKPKAWNSLTYSQLKTAVHNYTQSVITSMKAEGVMPAIVQMGNEIPGGVLWNDGKVGNGITDFTKLGELLSAGIDGVNDALSSGEDIEIVLHLDHGGDNSLYTWWFDNIVAENVEFDIIGLSYYPFWHGTMGELSYNLNAISKRYNKDVMIVETAYGSTLDDGDGLGNVFYTTEESVGGYPASPAGQAAYMRDLKEIVQDVPNGHGRGIFWWEPAWLPVEGANWGTEEGALYNNDTGLLSNPWDNQILFDFNGNALSSLSAFSIASPTNLLTNGSFEANGYTSTPSGWGVWANTTANLSSIKTEQPAVAGEYKLTFWNSAAYKASAYQVKTGLTNGTYSLTAWVLNSGGQNSAYIFAKNYGGTEKQTALPVSTTSWMKVRIDNIQVTNGQAEIGIYSDANANNWINVDNVKLYKSY; encoded by the coding sequence GTGAGGAAGTGGACAAAGGTTAGTTTATTACTGGTTTGCGTTATCACGCTTATTCTGCCAAACATCGGCAGTAAGAAGGCAGAGGCAGCCGGTACGTTCATCATGGGCGGGGATGTATCGATGCTGAACGAGGTGGAACAGAAGGGCGGAAAGTTCTATAAGGATGGTGTGCAGAAGGATGCTTTGCAAATCCTGAGCTCAGCCGGGATGAACTATGTCCGGCTACGGATTTGGGTGGACCCGTATGACAGCCAAGGTAATCCTTACGGCGGCGGTACGAACGATCTGGCAACAACAATTGCCTTGGCTAAACGGGCGAAAGCGAAAGGCATGGGCATTTTTCTTGATTTTCAACTCAGTGATCATTGGGCAGACCCGGGTAATCAGACTAAGCCTAAAGCATGGAACAGCCTAACGTATTCCCAGCTAAAAACGGCCGTTCACAATTATACGCAAAGTGTCATTACATCGATGAAAGCTGAGGGGGTCATGCCTGCCATCGTTCAAATGGGCAACGAAATACCCGGCGGTGTATTATGGAATGACGGTAAGGTTGGAAACGGGATTACTGACTTTACGAAATTAGGCGAGCTGCTGTCCGCCGGTATTGACGGAGTGAATGACGCGCTCTCTTCCGGAGAAGACATTGAAATCGTGTTGCATTTGGATCATGGCGGTGACAACAGCTTATATACGTGGTGGTTTGACAACATTGTTGCGGAAAACGTTGAGTTTGACATTATTGGCTTATCCTATTATCCGTTTTGGCACGGCACCATGGGCGAGCTATCGTACAACCTGAATGCTATCAGCAAGCGGTACAACAAGGACGTCATGATTGTAGAGACGGCTTACGGGTCTACGCTTGACGACGGCGACGGTCTCGGTAACGTATTTTATACAACAGAAGAAAGCGTGGGCGGCTATCCGGCATCTCCTGCAGGACAAGCTGCATATATGCGGGATTTGAAAGAAATTGTACAGGATGTGCCAAACGGTCACGGCCGGGGGATATTCTGGTGGGAACCGGCATGGCTTCCTGTAGAAGGGGCGAACTGGGGAACGGAAGAAGGTGCTCTGTACAATAATGACACGGGATTATTATCCAATCCATGGGATAACCAGATCCTGTTTGATTTTAACGGGAATGCCCTGTCCTCGTTGTCTGCATTCAGTATAGCTTCACCAACGAACCTGTTGACGAACGGCAGCTTTGAAGCGAACGGATATACAAGCACACCCTCCGGATGGGGAGTATGGGCGAATACAACGGCTAACCTGAGTTCCATCAAGACAGAACAGCCGGCCGTCGCTGGTGAGTACAAGCTGACTTTTTGGAATTCAGCAGCCTACAAGGCCTCGGCTTATCAGGTGAAAACGGGACTTACGAATGGTACCTACTCGTTGACAGCTTGGGTATTAAACAGCGGCGGGCAGAATTCAGCCTATATATTTGCCAAAAATTATGGAGGAACCGAGAAGCAGACGGCTCTGCCGGTCAGCACAACATCATGGATGAAGGTCAGAATCGACAATATCCAGGTAACGAACGGGCAGGCGGAGATCGGCATCTACTCGGATGCTAATGCGAATAACTGGATTAACGTGGATAATGTTAAGCTCTATAAATCGTACTAA
- a CDS encoding glycosyl hydrolase 53 family protein, with protein MNPTFIKGADVSMLKEVEELGGEFFLGNQKKDLFEIMQIKGLNVVRLRLWVNPYDEEGCPYMGGTNDLETTIELARRAKEQGLQFMLNIHYSDFWADPKKQSKPKSWQELSFEQLEEKVYNYTKEVLDVCGACDVMPELIQIGNETTNGMLWPDGRTPKYLFEQNKFEETEADEWKSSFDRLVSLLNAGIQAARDSGPMKIILHLDAGGANVLYRTWFDEMAARSVDYDIIGLSYYPIWHGSLEELRFNLEDISARYDKEVLIIETAYGHTAESPTGADIFTSELAKNAGYPPTVEGQAQFLYDLMQTVDQVPGGKGLGIVYWEPAWLPVDGTTWASPEGMKYGNDVASMGNHWANQAWFDFHGQALDSIDVFHQFESKKRGASCEEVDKG; from the coding sequence ATGAACCCAACTTTTATTAAAGGTGCAGATGTTTCCATGCTGAAAGAGGTAGAGGAGCTCGGAGGAGAGTTCTTCTTGGGGAATCAGAAAAAGGATTTGTTTGAGATTATGCAGATCAAAGGGCTTAATGTTGTCCGGCTTCGCTTGTGGGTGAATCCCTATGACGAGGAAGGCTGCCCATATATGGGCGGTACGAATGATCTGGAGACAACCATCGAGCTGGCGAGAAGAGCGAAAGAGCAGGGCCTACAGTTCATGCTGAATATTCATTACAGCGATTTCTGGGCTGACCCCAAAAAACAATCCAAACCAAAGAGCTGGCAGGAGCTGTCCTTCGAGCAGCTGGAGGAGAAAGTATACAACTACACTAAAGAAGTATTGGATGTGTGCGGAGCATGTGACGTAATGCCTGAGCTCATCCAGATTGGGAATGAGACAACAAACGGCATGTTGTGGCCGGACGGCAGAACACCGAAGTATTTATTCGAGCAGAACAAATTTGAAGAGACGGAGGCGGACGAGTGGAAGAGCTCCTTTGACCGCCTGGTAAGCTTGTTGAACGCAGGAATTCAGGCGGCAAGAGACTCTGGTCCAATGAAAATTATATTGCACCTCGATGCCGGCGGCGCAAACGTGCTTTATCGCACCTGGTTTGATGAAATGGCGGCACGCAGCGTAGATTACGATATTATCGGTCTATCCTATTACCCGATCTGGCACGGAAGTCTGGAGGAGCTGCGCTTCAATCTTGAAGATATCAGCGCCCGGTATGACAAGGAAGTACTTATCATTGAAACGGCATATGGCCATACGGCGGAGAGTCCGACGGGTGCGGATATTTTCACATCTGAACTGGCTAAGAATGCGGGTTATCCCCCCACTGTAGAAGGACAAGCGCAGTTTCTATATGATTTGATGCAGACGGTCGATCAGGTGCCCGGCGGAAAAGGGCTTGGCATTGTGTACTGGGAGCCGGCATGGCTGCCGGTGGACGGGACAACCTGGGCAAGTCCTGAAGGGATGAAGTATGGCAATGATGTCGCTTCAATGGGGAATCACTGGGCCAATCAGGCATGGTTTGACTTCCATGGACAGGCTCTTGATTCAATAGATGTGTTTCATCAATTTGAATCTAAGAAGAGGGGGGCTAGTTGTGAGGAAGTGGACAAAGGTTAG